The genomic interval CCATGAAGCCGGCCCGCTCCTGCGGGTCCGGCACGCGGGAGAAGGCGGCGCCGTTGGCGACCATGCGGACGCCGACGAAGGTCATGAAGAACGGGAACAGCCCCAGCACCGGCATCCAGGGACGGTAGCCGATGAAGGCGGTGAAGATCACGACGCTCAACCCCACGGTCGCCGCGAAGGTGATGGCGCTGGACCCATGGCGGTCGACCAGCCGGCCGGCCCAGCGCGAGGCGAAGAAACTCAGCGTGCCGCCGGTCATGTACACCAGGCTGAGATGGTCGCGCGGGAAGCCCAGATTGCCCTGCACATAGGCGGCGATGTTGGGGACGATCATGAATTGCTGGACCTGCACCAGCGCCACGGTGGCGTAGGCCAGCCAGACCTTGCGGCGCGACAGCAGCGCCGTCATCCGCACCCACGCGCCGGTCTCCACCCCCGCTGCGGCGGTCAGATGGCCGCGCTGCGGCGGAAGGATTGCGATGGCGGCGATGGCGACGACCAGCCCGGCAAAGGCCACCGCGAAGAAAGGCAGACGCCAGCCGCCATAGAGCGCCAGTTCCAGCCCCACCGGCACCCCGGCGATGGCCGACAGCGAAAAGGCCGACATGACGGCTCCCATCGCCTGCCCGCGCCGCTGCGGCGCCACCCGGTCGGTCAGCGTCGCGATGGCGACCGCGACGGCGGGACCGCCGAACAGCCCGGCCAGCACGCGCGCCGCCAGCAGTGACGGGAAGTCCCAGGCCAGACCGCCGAGCGCCGTGGAGACGATCAGCCCGGCCATCGCGACGGCAAGCGCCCGGCGCCGGTCGAAGCGGTCGAGCAGCATCGACCCGATCAGCCCCGCCACCGCGGCGGCGGCGGTGTAGCTGCCGCCGATATAGCCGATGTGTGCCGCCGGGATGCCAAGCGCCCGCGCGAAGTCGGGGCCGAGCGGCATCACCATCATGAAATCCAGGATGTTGATGAACTGCACCGCCGCGATGACCAGCGTGATGCGGCGTTCGTCGGGCGTCAGCGCGGTGGGGGCCGAAGGGCGTGTGGCCAGGGACAAGGCGGGGGCTCCGGCGGAGGCGGAAATCGCATGATTTCGGGGTTGCACTGCATGGTAACAGCCTCCGCCCGGCCTTCCCAAACGCCATGGTCATGCAAGGCGAGCGCAGCAGATAGGACGCAATCCCAACTGAATGTGTCTCCAATCGTCAAAAAAGTGCATGATTCGTACAAAAAGCGGGTGATGGAGGCTTGGCGAGTTGCGTGTGCGGCGTGTACCATCGCAACCCCACCGTCGGCACCGCACCGCACAAAAAGCATCAACGACGACCGACGGGCTGTACACTCCGTTGAGGAACACGACATCCATGTCCGACACCAAGCGCGTCACCGACGAAGAGGCCCTGCTGCTGCATTCCAGCGGCCGGCCCGGCAAGCTGGAAATCACTCCGACCAAGCCACTGACCACCCAGCGCGATCTGGCGCTGGCCTATTCGCCCGGCGTCGCCGCGCCCTGTCTGCGCATCGCCGAGGATCCTTCGCTCGCCTATGAATACACGGCCAAGGGCAACGTCGTCGCCATCATCTCCAACGGCACCGCGGTGCTGGGGCTGGGCGACCTTGGTGCCCTCGCCGGCAAGCCTGTGATGGAAGGCAAGGCGGTGCTGTTCAAGCGCTTTGCCGACGTCGACGGCATCGACCTGGAGGTCGACACCCGCGACGTGGACGAATTCGTCAACTGCGTCCGCTTCCTCGGCCCCAGCTTCGGCGGCATCAATCTGGAAGACATCAAGGCGCCCGACTGCTTCATCATCGAGGAGCGGCTGCGCGAATTGCTGGACATCCCGGTCTTCCATGACGACCAGCATGGCACCGCGATCATCGCCGCCGCCGGCCTGATCAATGCCTGCGACATCACCGGCCGGAAGATCGAAGACGTCAAGATGGTGGTGAACGGCGCCGGTGCCGCGGGCATCGCCTGCGCCGAGCTGTTCTGCACGATGGGTGTTTCACGTGAAAACATCATCCTGTGCGACACCAAGGGCGTGGTCTATCGCGGCCGTACCAACGGAATGAACCAGTGGAAGTCGTCCTTCGCCGTCGACACCGACAAGAGGACGCTGGAAGAGGCGGTGGCCGGTTCCGACGTGTTCGTCGGCCTGTCGGCCAAGGGCGCCATGACCCCGGAGATGGTGAAGTCGATGGCGGCCAAGCCGATCATCTTCGCGCTCGCCAACCCCGATCCGGAGATCACCCCGGAAGAGGTCAAGGCGGTGCGCGGCGACGCCATCGTGGCGACCGGGCGGTCGGACTATCCGAACCAGGTCAACAACGTCCTGGGTTTCCCCTACCTGTTCCGCGGCGCGCTGGACGTCCGCGCCACCACCATCAACGAGGCGATGAAGGTCGCTGCCGCCAAGGCGCTGGCGGCGCTGGCGCGCGAGGATGTGCCGGACGAGGTCGACGCCGCCTATTCCGGACGTCGACTGCGCTATGGCCCGGATTACATCATCCCGGTGCCCTTCGATCCGCGCCTGATCGTCACCGTCCCGGCCGCTGTCGCCCAGGCCGCCATGGAAAGCGGGGTGGCGCGCAAGCCGATCCTCGACCTGACCAGCTACAAGCATGCCCTGCGCACCCGCCTTGACCCGACCGCCGACAGCCTGGAACTGATCCTGGAGAAGGTGCGGACCAACCCGCGCCGCGTCGTCTTCGCCGAAGGCGAGGAGGAGCGGACGATCCGCGCCGCGATGGCCTTCCGCGCTCACGGCTATGGCACGCCGGTGCTGATCGGCCGCGAGGAGGTCATCAAGGAACAGCTGGCGGCGATGGGCCAGGGCCATGTCCAGTTCGAGATCCACAACGCCCGCCTGTCGGACGCCAACCGCCGTTACGCCGATCACCTCTATCGCCGTCTGCAGCGCAAGGGCGCCCTGCTGCGCGACTGCCAGCGGATGGTCAACCAGGACCGCAACGTTTTCGCTGCCTGCATGGTGGCGCAGGGCGACGCCCACGCCATGGTGACCGGCCTGACCCGCAGCTTCGGCGTCGCGTATGAGGAAATCCGCCGCGTCATCGATCCGAAGGCGAGCGAACCGGTGTTTGGCCTGCACCTGTCCATCACCCGCAGCCGCACCGTCTTCATCGCCGATACCACCGTCCATGTCCGTCCCGACGGCAAGACGCTGGCCGACATCGCGGTCGGCGCGGCGGCCAAGGCCCGGCAGATGGGGCACGAGCCGCGTATCGCGATGCTGTCCTTCTCCAATTTCGGCCAGACGCCGCACCCGAACACCGATCCGCTGCGGGAAGCCCTGTCGATCCTCGACAGCCGCCGGGTCGATTTCGAGTATGACGGCGAGATGTCGGCTGATGTGGCGCTGGACTACCAGCTGATGAAGCGGGTCTACCCGTTCTGCCGGCTGTCCGGTCCGGCCAATGTGCTGATCATGCCCGGCCTGCATTCGGCCAACATCTCGGCCAAGCTGCTGAACAAGATGGCCGGTGGCCAGATGATCGGCCCGCTGCTGATCGGCTTGGACAAGCCGGCGCAGATCGTCACCATGGGCGCCTCGGTCAACGACATCGTCACCGCCGCCGCCCTGGCGGCGCACGACTCGCTGCCGTGGTGAGGTGAGACGTCTCTTCTTCCGCCGCGGTGGAGGAAGGGGCGTGACCTTTTCGGCATGGGTGACCTATAGTCCATAAAGGACTTTTTGCGAGTGAGGGCTGCCCATGCCGGACGGTCTTGTCAGTGCGGCTGAAGCGAACCGCGACTTTCCGAAAATGTTGCGCGAAGTCGAAGGTGGTGCGCGCATCACCATCACCAAGGATGGCAAACCGGTCGCTGTGCTGTCGCCGGCAGACGCCTCCATGAACGTCGATCGCAACCATGCGCATCGACGGATGATGGATTTGCTGGCGCAAGGGCTTCCGCTCGACTTCCGGGGCGGTGTCGACCGTGAAGACGTGCATTCTCGATGATGCTGGCCCGATGATGTTGGCTGGTATCGACACCAACATTCTCCTCTACGCCGCCGACAGTGCCGGTGATCCGGCAAAGCATCGCTTGGCCATCACCCTTCTGGACCGTCTGGGTGCCAGCGGGCATGGGGTATTGCCGCTTCAGACTCTGACGGAGTTCTATTCGGTTGCAGTCAGGAAGTACCACGCACCTCCAGAACAAGCCTCACGCTACGTTGATGCGTGGAACGGAGTTTTCACCGTGCGTGAGGCTGTTTTCGCGGATGTAGTCGATGCCATGCGCGTACACCGTGACCATGGTGTCCAGTTTTGGGATGGCATGATTTGGTCGGTGGTCAAACGTGCTGGCGGCCGTGTCTTGTTCAGCGAGGATTTGCAGGATGGCCGCGAACTTGAAGGTGTCCGTTTCATAAACCCGCTCGCGCCGGCGAACGCTTCTGCTCTCGATGAATTCCTCTAATCCTAACAGCGTCCAAGCGGTCTTTCATTCCAGCGCCTTGTAGAAAAACGTCGTATCGCAGAACCCACCCTGCGGCCACAGGGCGAAGTTGGGGATGACGCCCACCTTCACCCAGCCGGCGCGGGTGTAGAGCCGTTCGGCCTCGGGCGAGCCGGTGTCCAGCACCAGCAGGGTCTTGCCGGCGGCGCGTCCCGCAACCTCGGCGGCCTGCATCAGGGCGGCGCCGACGCCCCGGCGGCGGGCGCGGCGGTGGACCAGCATCTTGGACAGGTCGGCACGGTGCGGCTGGTTCGGCGGCTGGGCGACCACCAGCTGGACGGTGCCGAGCACGCCGTCGCCATCCTCCGCCACCAGCAGGATGCGCTCTTCCCGCTCCACCCCGGCCGCCACGCTCCGCCAGAAGCCTTCGGCAGTGGCGCGGTCGAGCGGGGCCATGAAGCTGACCGACGCACCGCCCTCCACGCAATCCAGCAGCACGTCGGTCAGCCCGGAAATCGCGGCATGGACGTCGGCGACCGTCAGCACGCGGACCGTCACCGGGGCTGCCCCGATCTCCTGGCGGGAGTCCAGGTCGGCACCGTCCATCGCAAGCTCCTTTCAGCGTTTAATGGCGTTTAAGGCGGGACGCCCATCGGTGGTCAGAGCCACGATGTAGCGGGCGGTCCGGTCGGTCGGGTTGTGGAAACCAGTCGGCCGGTCGAGCCGCATGGCGAGGCAGTCGCCGGTGGACAGGCGGTGCGTCACTTCCCCCACCGTCAACTCGATGGTGCCGTCCAGCAGATAGACCTGCTGGTCCACACTGGCCGCGCGGTTGCCGCTGTCGTAGGAGACACGGGCGCCCGCCGGCAACTCCACCTCCACCAGTTCGATGGGCGACGGAAATCCGGGAGGCGACAGGTTGCGCCGGCGGTAGCCGGTGGCCGGATCGGCCCAGG from Azospirillum sp. TSH100 carries:
- a CDS encoding MFS transporter, with the translated sequence MSLATRPSAPTALTPDERRITLVIAAVQFINILDFMMVMPLGPDFARALGIPAAHIGYIGGSYTAAAAVAGLIGSMLLDRFDRRRALAVAMAGLIVSTALGGLAWDFPSLLAARVLAGLFGGPAVAVAIATLTDRVAPQRRGQAMGAVMSAFSLSAIAGVPVGLELALYGGWRLPFFAVAFAGLVVAIAAIAILPPQRGHLTAAAGVETGAWVRMTALLSRRKVWLAYATVALVQVQQFMIVPNIAAYVQGNLGFPRDHLSLVYMTGGTLSFFASRWAGRLVDRHGSSAITFAATVGLSVVIFTAFIGYRPWMPVLGLFPFFMTFVGVRMVANGAAFSRVPDPQERAGFMALVSAVQHLSSAFGAFLSAEILTNAPDGRLEHVSTMATVSIAIGLAIPVLTLWLERATRPAVPPSPAPMVTDTVLEDTALDGAGQSR
- a CDS encoding NADP-dependent malic enzyme, coding for MSDTKRVTDEEALLLHSSGRPGKLEITPTKPLTTQRDLALAYSPGVAAPCLRIAEDPSLAYEYTAKGNVVAIISNGTAVLGLGDLGALAGKPVMEGKAVLFKRFADVDGIDLEVDTRDVDEFVNCVRFLGPSFGGINLEDIKAPDCFIIEERLRELLDIPVFHDDQHGTAIIAAAGLINACDITGRKIEDVKMVVNGAGAAGIACAELFCTMGVSRENIILCDTKGVVYRGRTNGMNQWKSSFAVDTDKRTLEEAVAGSDVFVGLSAKGAMTPEMVKSMAAKPIIFALANPDPEITPEEVKAVRGDAIVATGRSDYPNQVNNVLGFPYLFRGALDVRATTINEAMKVAAAKALAALAREDVPDEVDAAYSGRRLRYGPDYIIPVPFDPRLIVTVPAAVAQAAMESGVARKPILDLTSYKHALRTRLDPTADSLELILEKVRTNPRRVVFAEGEEERTIRAAMAFRAHGYGTPVLIGREEVIKEQLAAMGQGHVQFEIHNARLSDANRRYADHLYRRLQRKGALLRDCQRMVNQDRNVFAACMVAQGDAHAMVTGLTRSFGVAYEEIRRVIDPKASEPVFGLHLSITRSRTVFIADTTVHVRPDGKTLADIAVGAAAKARQMGHEPRIAMLSFSNFGQTPHPNTDPLREALSILDSRRVDFEYDGEMSADVALDYQLMKRVYPFCRLSGPANVLIMPGLHSANISAKLLNKMAGGQMIGPLLIGLDKPAQIVTMGASVNDIVTAAALAAHDSLPW
- a CDS encoding type II toxin-antitoxin system Phd/YefM family antitoxin, which gives rise to MPDGLVSAAEANRDFPKMLREVEGGARITITKDGKPVAVLSPADASMNVDRNHAHRRMMDLLAQGLPLDFRGGVDREDVHSR
- a CDS encoding PIN domain-containing protein, whose protein sequence is MKTCILDDAGPMMLAGIDTNILLYAADSAGDPAKHRLAITLLDRLGASGHGVLPLQTLTEFYSVAVRKYHAPPEQASRYVDAWNGVFTVREAVFADVVDAMRVHRDHGVQFWDGMIWSVVKRAGGRVLFSEDLQDGRELEGVRFINPLAPANASALDEFL
- a CDS encoding GNAT family N-acetyltransferase, giving the protein MDGADLDSRQEIGAAPVTVRVLTVADVHAAISGLTDVLLDCVEGGASVSFMAPLDRATAEGFWRSVAAGVEREERILLVAEDGDGVLGTVQLVVAQPPNQPHRADLSKMLVHRRARRRGVGAALMQAAEVAGRAAGKTLLVLDTGSPEAERLYTRAGWVKVGVIPNFALWPQGGFCDTTFFYKALE
- a CDS encoding helix-turn-helix domain-containing protein; the protein is MENTGNDIDSRLATRLRALRSDRGLTMDGLAERSGVSRSMISLVERGESSPTASVLERLAAGLGVTLATLFAEAEREDASPVVRRADQIAWADPATGYRRRNLSPPGFPSPIELVEVELPAGARVSYDSGNRAASVDQQVYLLDGTIELTVGEVTHRLSTGDCLAMRLDRPTGFHNPTDRTARYIVALTTDGRPALNAIKR